In a single window of the Nodularia spumigena CCY9414 genome:
- a CDS encoding hybrid sensor histidine kinase/response regulator, with translation MSKDKELEIQMQFLEEARDYLNTLEAVLLEIDNTNRIDLDRINAALRAAHSIKGGAGMMGFRTLSDLAHRLEDSFKVLKTRKNSRELDTHLPSLLLSGVDWLRQILESLSQGHEIEEQYLSSFCYPVFDELRDRLGEPTPEDAFTMLSPEDGQDIVPMLFETEVEGCLQRLESILADSAHPGLQEEVVIMAAELGGLGEMLQLTAFTSLCESIEHHIGNANSDRLREIAQLALQTWRRSQALILTNQRDSLPTQLDLDTPFNYITSPPQTTTSARAEFLEDTEPTDDFTSVDIPAENPVISPENSPTDEQINLGKDWENSENTVRVPSKKLEEINDLFGELTVQRNGLNSQIEKLRNLVRNLNQRVQTLDRENYELRTAYAKITKTAGGKFLESNNVENLPESDTLEGDGHQKLNVRSQEVMETIVQVQEITSDIQLSIEDTDQITRKLNKTSKQLQTKLTHIRLRPFSDLIERFPRALRDLNIEYGKNVHLQVEGKKILIERSILEALNEPIMHLLRNAFDHGIEDPVTRRQLGKPEQGLIEITATHSSNRTIITMRDDGRGISLEKIRSRAVTMGLDAALVANASEEELLSLIFEPGFTTSDQVTALSGRGVGMDVVRNNLKSVRGDITVNTELGVGTTFTLSVPFTLSVARVLLVESNKMLLAFPTEVVSEIFLLPNEQVFSVADNEVINWQDATIPLIRLGRYFQFNCPRYDNPELETRPAIDASSVLIVKGNNQTVAIQVDRCWGEQEVAIRQVESNIPLPAGFNNCTILGDGRVLALVNTNDLLYWIATNQRPPQHNQLPSVRLKTPFIDFKNNKLPAPPTNHKNTILIIDDSINVRRFLALTLEKGGYQVEQAKDGQDALEKLESGLKVAAIICDIEMPRLDGYGFLGRINSNIEMKHIPVTMLTSRSSNKHRQLAMQLGAQAYFSKPYNEQELLQTIAELIDNVPNTATSN, from the coding sequence ATGTCTAAAGATAAAGAACTGGAAATCCAGATGCAATTTCTGGAGGAAGCGAGAGATTACCTGAATACCCTAGAAGCGGTGTTGCTGGAAATTGACAATACGAACCGAATCGATTTAGATAGAATTAACGCTGCACTTCGCGCCGCGCATTCGATCAAAGGTGGCGCTGGAATGATGGGATTTCGGACACTCAGTGATTTAGCGCACCGTCTGGAAGATTCTTTTAAAGTCTTAAAAACCCGAAAAAATTCTCGCGAGCTTGATACGCATTTACCAAGTTTACTACTTTCTGGAGTTGACTGGCTGCGGCAGATACTAGAATCCTTATCACAAGGACATGAAATTGAAGAGCAGTATTTAAGTAGCTTTTGTTATCCAGTATTTGACGAACTGCGCGATCGCCTGGGTGAACCTACCCCTGAAGATGCTTTCACGATGTTATCCCCAGAAGATGGACAAGATATTGTCCCGATGCTGTTTGAAACCGAAGTGGAAGGATGTTTGCAGCGTCTAGAGTCGATATTAGCCGATAGCGCTCACCCTGGCTTACAAGAAGAAGTCGTGATTATGGCGGCTGAATTGGGCGGTTTGGGGGAAATGTTGCAATTAACTGCCTTTACGAGTCTTTGTGAATCTATAGAACATCATATAGGTAATGCTAACAGCGATCGCCTTCGGGAAATTGCTCAATTAGCATTGCAAACATGGCGGCGATCGCAAGCTTTGATATTAACAAATCAACGAGATAGTTTACCCACACAACTTGATTTAGATACACCATTTAATTATATCACAAGTCCACCACAGACAACAACATCTGCAAGAGCCGAATTTCTGGAAGATACAGAACCTACAGATGATTTCACATCTGTGGACATTCCCGCAGAAAATCCCGTAATTTCTCCAGAAAATTCCCCCACAGATGAGCAAATTAATCTTGGTAAAGATTGGGAAAACTCAGAAAATACTGTGCGAGTTCCTAGTAAAAAATTGGAGGAAATTAATGATCTATTTGGGGAATTGACCGTCCAACGCAATGGGTTAAATTCTCAAATAGAAAAATTACGAAACCTCGTGCGTAACCTCAATCAGCGAGTGCAAACACTCGACCGAGAAAACTATGAATTACGTACAGCATACGCTAAAATTACCAAGACAGCTGGCGGGAAGTTTCTAGAATCAAACAATGTCGAAAATCTACCAGAATCTGATACATTAGAAGGGGATGGACATCAGAAATTAAACGTGCGATCGCAGGAAGTGATGGAAACCATCGTCCAAGTGCAAGAAATTACAAGCGATATTCAATTAAGCATTGAAGATACAGACCAAATAACTCGTAAACTGAATAAAACATCCAAACAATTACAAACCAAACTTACACATATTCGGTTGCGTCCATTCTCCGATTTAATCGAGCGTTTTCCTAGAGCCTTGCGTGACCTAAATATCGAGTATGGTAAAAACGTTCATTTACAAGTTGAAGGTAAAAAGATATTAATTGAACGCAGCATTTTAGAAGCTTTAAATGAGCCGATAATGCACTTATTAAGAAATGCCTTTGATCATGGTATCGAAGACCCTGTGACGCGCCGCCAATTGGGTAAACCAGAACAAGGATTAATTGAAATTACAGCTACCCACAGCAGTAATCGGACAATCATTACTATGCGTGATGATGGTCGAGGAATTTCATTAGAAAAAATTCGCTCCCGTGCTGTAACTATGGGTTTAGATGCTGCTTTAGTCGCAAATGCTAGCGAAGAAGAACTATTATCACTAATTTTTGAACCAGGATTTACAACTTCCGACCAAGTAACCGCTTTATCAGGTCGTGGTGTCGGAATGGATGTAGTGCGTAATAACCTGAAATCAGTTCGCGGAGATATTACAGTCAACACCGAATTAGGAGTTGGTACTACCTTTACTTTGTCAGTACCATTTACACTTTCCGTAGCGCGAGTTCTGCTAGTAGAAAGCAATAAAATGTTATTAGCATTTCCCACAGAAGTCGTTTCCGAAATATTTTTACTACCAAACGAACAAGTATTTTCAGTAGCAGATAATGAAGTAATTAATTGGCAAGATGCGACAATACCACTAATTCGCCTTGGTCGCTACTTCCAGTTTAATTGTCCCCGCTACGATAACCCAGAACTAGAAACTCGCCCCGCCATAGATGCTAGCAGCGTCTTAATAGTTAAAGGGAATAATCAGACAGTCGCCATTCAAGTAGACCGTTGCTGGGGTGAACAAGAAGTAGCCATCCGCCAAGTCGAGAGTAATATACCTTTACCCGCAGGTTTTAATAACTGCACAATTCTCGGTGATGGTCGAGTATTAGCATTAGTTAACACCAACGATTTACTCTATTGGATTGCTACCAATCAGCGTCCGCCTCAACACAATCAATTACCATCAGTCAGGTTAAAAACCCCCTTTATTGACTTTAAAAACAACAAACTACCAGCGCCACCCACTAATCACAAAAACACAATTTTAATCATTGATGACTCCATTAATGTCCGCCGCTTCTTAGCTCTAACTCTTGAAAAAGGAGGATATCAAGTAGAACAAGCTAAAGACGGTCAAGATGCCTTAGAAAAACTAGAAAGTGGTTTAAAAGTTGCGGCCATAATTTGTGATATTGAAATGCCTCGCCTGGATGGTTACGGCTTCTTAGGTCGCATTAACTCTAATATTGAAATGAAACATATCCCAGTTACTATGCTGACATCTCGTAGTAGTAACAAACATCGCCAATTAGCCATGCAATTAGGAGCGCAGGCGTATTTTTCTAAACCTTACAACGAGCAAGAATTATTACAAACCATCGCAGAACTTATTGATAATGTTCCCAACACAGCAACATCTAATTAA
- a CDS encoding DUF427 domain-containing protein: protein MPKAIWNGTVLAESDNTIVVENNHYFPADAIKKEYFQESNTHTTCPWKGVASYYTIEVDGQTNKDAAWYYPSTKERAKNFEGYVAFWKGVKVEA from the coding sequence ATGCCGAAAGCTATTTGGAATGGTACTGTGTTAGCCGAAAGTGATAACACCATTGTTGTAGAAAATAACCATTATTTTCCAGCCGACGCTATTAAAAAGGAATACTTCCAAGAAAGTAACACCCACACTACTTGTCCTTGGAAAGGTGTTGCTAGCTATTACACTATCGAAGTTGATGGACAAACCAACAAAGATGCAGCGTGGTACTATCCCAGTACCAAGGAGAGGGCTAAAAATTTTGAAGGTTATGTTGCTTTCTGGAAAGGTGTAAAAGTCGAGGCTTAG
- a CDS encoding Uma2 family endonuclease, with protein MSLTVQDLEKIQATHPDYRMELVDGNVVVMSPSGYESEEVGTEFAALLRNWVRPRQLGRVAGSSAGFRLPNKDLRAPDVSFIRADRLKRSTEDYAELLPDLVVEVKSKTDSLDKLREKIQEFISLGTQIGILIDPRTRTMEVYLLSEKIVLQNNDVLTLPDLLPGWEVNIAEIWSPVFE; from the coding sequence ATGTCTCTCACTGTCCAAGACTTAGAGAAAATCCAAGCAACTCATCCTGACTATCGCATGGAATTGGTAGACGGGAACGTAGTTGTTATGAGTCCATCAGGTTACGAATCCGAAGAAGTAGGAACTGAGTTTGCAGCGCTGCTGAGGAATTGGGTAAGACCGCGCCAGTTAGGACGTGTAGCTGGTTCCAGTGCTGGCTTTAGATTACCTAACAAAGATTTACGCGCTCCCGATGTATCATTTATCCGAGCAGATAGGCTCAAACGTTCTACAGAAGATTATGCCGAACTGCTGCCTGATTTAGTCGTTGAGGTGAAATCTAAGACCGATTCCTTAGATAAACTGCGGGAAAAAATTCAAGAATTTATCAGCCTGGGGACTCAAATCGGCATTTTGATTGACCCTAGAACCAGAACTATGGAAGTTTACCTACTTAGTGAGAAAATAGTATTACAAAATAATGATGTGCTGACCCTACCCGACTTACTTCCCGGTTGGGAAGTGAACATTGCCGAAATTTGGTCGCCAGTGTTCGAGTAA
- the dapB gene encoding 4-hydroxy-tetrahydrodipicolinate reductase has product MTNQALIPVIVNGAAGKMGREVIKAVAQAPDLNLVAAIDTSPENQDQDAGELAGLSEPLEVPITNQFEAMLGYVAGDRNSPPGVMVDFTHPDGVYDNVRSAIAYGIRPVVGTTGLSPEQLQDLADFAEKASTGCLIIPNFSIGMVLLQQAAVTASQYFHHVEIIELHHNQKADAPSGTAIQTAQLLGELGKPFNTAIVEETEKIPGARGSLAEEGIRIHSVRLPGLIAHQEVIFGAPGQIYTLRHDTSDRSCYMPGVLLAIRKVSQLKSLVYGLEKIL; this is encoded by the coding sequence ATGACAAATCAAGCTCTTATCCCAGTTATTGTAAACGGTGCAGCCGGCAAAATGGGTCGCGAAGTAATTAAAGCCGTAGCCCAAGCACCAGATTTAAACTTAGTAGCTGCAATTGACACCAGTCCAGAAAATCAAGACCAAGATGCTGGAGAATTGGCAGGTTTAAGCGAACCCTTAGAAGTGCCAATTACCAACCAATTTGAAGCCATGCTGGGTTATGTAGCTGGCGATAGAAACTCTCCTCCAGGGGTAATGGTAGACTTTACCCACCCTGATGGAGTTTATGATAACGTGCGGAGTGCGATCGCCTATGGGATTCGTCCAGTCGTTGGAACTACAGGCTTAAGTCCAGAACAACTGCAAGACTTAGCCGACTTTGCCGAAAAAGCGAGTACAGGTTGTTTAATTATTCCCAACTTTTCCATTGGAATGGTACTTTTACAGCAAGCCGCAGTCACAGCTTCCCAATATTTCCACCATGTAGAAATTATTGAACTCCACCACAACCAAAAAGCCGATGCGCCCAGTGGGACGGCGATTCAAACCGCACAATTACTAGGAGAACTTGGTAAACCTTTTAACACAGCTATTGTCGAAGAGACAGAAAAAATCCCAGGAGCCAGGGGTAGTTTAGCAGAAGAAGGCATTAGAATTCATAGTGTGCGCCTGCCGGGACTGATAGCCCATCAAGAAGTTATTTTTGGCGCACCAGGTCAAATTTATACATTAAGACATGATACAAGCGATCGCTCCTGTTATATGCCAGGAGTCCTGCTAGCAATTCGCAAAGTCTCGCAGCTAAAGTCCTTAGTGTATGGATTAGAAAAAATACTTTAA